CTTGTGGGCTCGCCTTGTCTTTTCTTGGCCTTGGTCCCCTCGGTGGCTTGATATTGGGGTAGTAGGTTGGGCCGTAACAGGAACTAATATCGNNNNNNNNNNNNNNNNNNNNNNNNNNNNNNNNNNNNNNNNNNNNNNNNNNNNNNNNNNNNNNNNNNNNNNNNNNNNNNNNNNNNNNNNNNNNNNNNNNNNNNNNNNNNNNNNNNNNNNNNNNNNNNNNNNNNNNNNNNNNNNNNNNNNNNNNNNNNNNNNNNNNNNNNNNNNNNNNNNNNNNNNNNNNNNNNNNNNNNNNNNNNNNNNNNNNNNNNNNNNNNNNNNNNNNNNNNNNNNNNNNNNNNNNNNNNNNNNNNNNNNNNNNNNNNNNNNNNNNNNNNNNNNNNNNNNNNNNNNNNNNNNNNNNNNNNNNNNNNNNNNNNNNNNNNNNNNNNNNNNNNNNNNNNNNNNNNNNNNNNNNNNNNNNNNNNNNNNNNNNNNNNNNNNNNNNNNNNNNNNNNNNNNNNNNNNNNNNNNNNNNNNNNNNNNNNNNNNNNNNNNNNNNNNNNNNNNNNNNNNNNNcccaacaaaaaaagaatcaaaggCGCACTATTAGGAGGGGCCATCGTTTGTCTAAAAAAAGGAGGGGTCATCGTGAATGAATGTTGTGTGGGAATACATCAAACATTACACCAACCCTTCTACACGTACCATCATATTTTTCCATAGCGTGCTTCGCCGAGGTGTCCTTAGAGTTTCAACACAAACTTTCTGGACACACTGTGCGCACCCTATGCACAGGAGGCTGACTTGACGGAGGGGAGACGGTGGAGCCATTGAGGATGGGTAGGATTACGGCCGTGGAGACGTGACGGCGGGGAGAAGAATGGGCGCTACTCGACCGAGAAGACCGGGTAACGAAAAAGGATGGAGGAGAGAGCGAGCGTGTCGCGGCGAAAGCGACCCATAGGCGCATCTAAACAACCTTTTTTACAGGGCACAAAACAATTCCTGCGGTGGCCGACAGGCCCGACACGTCGTAGGTTCCCTACTACGTTTTGCCCAGGCGGAATGTTGCTCGACGGCGACACGACTGCGAAGCATTTACTCACCCTCAACGAAAACGTTTTCGAAACCAAATAAATCCCGGAACAAAATCCCCCAGGTAGGCCGGTATCGGGTATAGCCACCCCGCCCCACCCCGCGGGTCcacgacgcaggcaggcaggcagaaGTGGTAGCACCGCACTAGCGCACTCCGTCCACCCCGGCAGTCCACTCCCAGCGCCGCCCGTcccgcgaccgccgccgccgccgccttcggggAAGACCGGGATGGCCGAGAAGCCGGCGGGCCCGGCCTCCAGGTCCAGGATCCGGGGCGGGCTCGCCCCCTCCGCGCCCTCCTCCAGGTCCCATTGCCCTCGATCTGCATTTCCGCCCGGGGCCCCCGTTTGAATTTCTTGTCCGGGGTTCGCTCGAGCCGTCCTCttgactctctctctctttccctgcgCAGGAGGGTGGTCTCGATGGCCTACACGGCGGCTCCGCATCAGGCCAAGAAGGTGAGCGAGGGGCCTCCTTGACCTTGACCCCGCTCCAAATCTCCTTTTCGAGTATCTTTTGCCTTTCCGAATCGCTTCTTTGTCTTGCTCGGCGAATGCTGGGTTCTTGGGTGCTCAAAGCTTGAGCCTGTCTTTGGTGGCGAGGAGCGTCGGCATTGTGCTCCTGCAAGACCCGGTGTCGGTGGAGTAGTGGACATCAGCAGTGTCTTAGCGAATTGAATGGGTGGAAACTGTCCTAAAACAGTGCTCATTGCACCTGCCAAAACTAGATACGTGCTTGTTCGTAGCAGTGGTTGTCGCTGTTTGTACTGGTGGTTTTGATCTATCATCTATGCCACAACATCTGCTCCATGTGCAGGTTCCTGAGCCAAAGGTTGTGAAGCCAACAAGAACCACGCCGGCCAAGAGGCGGCAGCAGCTGGATCAGGCGCAGAAGCAGAGGGAAGAGGTCGCTGCGTTGCAGGAGCAGCTTGGTGGCCTGCAGGGGAAACTGCTTGAGAAAGATGAAGCTCTGAGGTCCGCAGAGAACTTGATTGGCCGGATCAGTGTTGCAAACGAAGAGGTGGATGAATTGAGAAGCCAGCTTAATGATAAGGAATCGCTGGTCGAGTCTACTGGCTCCGAGCTGCATGGCGCAAAGGTATACTGGACTTGCTTGGTACCTTTGGCATATCGCTGAAGTTTATATTTCAAAAGTGTTATTACTGCATAACCAGCTCCTTCGTTCAAGAAAACACCATTCTAAAAAAATTTACAccagtgaagatgatgatgaaggggagccttggcgcagtggtaaagctgctgccttgtgaccatgaggtcacaggttcaagtcctggaaacagcctcttgcagaaatgtagggaaaggctgcgtacaatagacccaaagtggtcggacccttccccagaccctgcgcaagcgggagctacatgcactggggctgcccttttaatatagcctaccccaacttgtttgggactaaaggctttgttgttgttgttgttgttgttgtagtgaAGATGATGCTATGGGACACTATCATTCAGACAACAAAGTCACTGTCCTAGTTTTATTCTCTGCGCTGTATGGTTTTGATAATGCAAAGCAATGTACCCCAAGTTCTTATTCAAAATCGATCAGAAAATGACGCAGTTAGATATACAAGTGTGCACCATGTTTTGTGAGCCTATAATTGTTCCACTTTAGTTGGCCTGTCATGTACCATTTATCATTGATTTGATTGAACTGGACTGAAGAAAGAAGCCTATGACATGCTGATTTGAGGTTCTAACTACGCTGCTGCTCGGCATTCAATGCTGAGTAGTGATTTTCATGGATCTGACAAGTACAAATATAACTATGCATTAAACATTATTTGACCTTTTTTTTAGAAAATCTATTTGGCATTTTCATGCCTTGATTAGTGATACATGTTTTCCTCAATGTGTTTCAGTGCATGTTAAAGATGCTTAtgtcttttctgtttcttttaatGTTGAATAGTAAATCTATTTGGCATTTTCATGCCTTACTTGATTAGTGATACATGTTTTCCTCAATATGTTTCAGTGCCATTTTAAAGATGCTTATGTCTTTTGTCCGTTTCTTTTCATGTTGAATAGTAGATTCTAAAGAGTAAAAAGGCCAACACAGTCCTTTATATTTCAACTGACATATGCTGTAGTGCTCTTTGTCTTTGGGAATCTTAAATTTGCTACTTCTAATTTGTATTCATGCTTGTTTATGTTACAGGAGACTTCTATGTTTTTCATCACTGTATCATAAAAGTATAGGCTCAATTTAATCACTTCGTTAGTAATAGCACTGCTAATTGCAAAATGCTTGCTGATTTGTTGTTATTGTTGCAGATTATGTTGGCAGAGAAGCAAGCAGCATTGGAGAAGCTAGAATGGGAGGCAAAGATGTCAAGTACAAAAGTTGAAGAACTTGAAGTGGATGTAGCCTCTATGGATGTTGAAATCTCTGCTTTGATGAAGGTATTCAGGAAAATAGCAGAGAACAACCGAGTCTCTCATCCCACAGAGAGACCTGACGATTCATTGTTGGAATGTGAACCGGTTCAGCTTGATGTAAGCTCATGTCCTGTTACATTCCAGTAAACTCTTCAACGCTATTGTATATCTTGCTTGATGAAAAATTGAATTAATTATGTCTTTATCTGAATGAGCTATCTATATGTGCTTTGCTCCAAACTGATTTTTAATTTGTTGTTTCTCCTATTTGCTACGACGCAGGATACGGTAGGTGATATTGACACGGAGAAGATGGAGCAGGAAATGTCAGCCTATGTCACGGCTCTAGCAGCCGCGAAAGACAATCCTACGGAGGAATTCCTGAAGGCAGTAACTGAGGCAAGGCTGAGACTCCAAGCGTTTGTACTCTAACTTGTCTGGATAACATTGACCCATGCTCTGTGCCCACTGCCCAGAGCAGGTCTCGTGAGGCTCGGCAGAAACAGTTTCGCCACTGGGTGATATGATGTGCACGCGAGTTGACAGTTGTCGCCACTGGGTCTTATATCGCAGAGGATCCGTGTTTGCATCCTCTCATCTTGGATCTGGGCCGATGATGCCTCTGATCTCGTTGTAATGTTATCAACTATTTGTAGTATGTGACTGGGTGGCATCTTAGTAGAGATTTCAACTTGTACAATTTTAGTAAACATCTGATGGTTCAACCTGTCTGGACGACCTAGAGATTATTGTTCTCAGTGGTCTGAACATTTGCAATCCGGAGTATGTTCTCAAACTTTCAGGCTGTTGTTTGGTTTCATGCACATGCATGGAGTTTGTGAATTTTATTGGACATCCGATGGTTCAACCTGTCTAAACGACCAAGAGATTtagccatggacaggggtgtgTGGAAGTTAGCTATACCCGTGCTAGAACCATGACTTGGTTTTGATATCTTATGGGTTTCAACTCTagtctaccccaacttgtttgggaccgaaggctttgttgttgttttcgtccttgttgttttgttgttttctTGTATGTTCTCAAACTTTGAGGGGATTGTTTGACATGTGCACAGAGTTTGTTTTCAGAAGCAGATACATTTGAGTTTGTGAGAGAAAGAAACAGGAGGGTAATAGCTCACACAACATAAGTATATCCTAGCAACCCCCGCGTAGGCGTAGATCAACTATAGTAATGGGCAGTCTGGCAGAAGAGTTTTTGAAGGATTTTCAGAGTATTTTCCTGGTCCAACCCAAGATCCCCAGGTATACCCACAAAACCTTCAGATTCTAGTATAAGACACTAACCTAGACCTAGCGTATTGGAACGGGATTGGGAGGAGTCCAACAATCCCAAACCTCTTCGGGGTGGAAAAACACCGTACCAACCGAGGCTTAAATGTATTTCCACTCTTATTTTGCTAGAGGTCATACCACAGTGACACACATAGGTCACGCAGAGCATACACACTTGTAGTTCAACATGGTCATTCTAGAGGTAAGTACATTGTGCTGCCGTATTCACAAAATGTATTTTACAACATCTACCAAAAGGAACACAAACCTAGCAACATTTAAAAATTGCATGTGTACACTCCTAGTGTGTTACAGCCTGCTGCAAATCTATAGCCACAAGCACAACAACCAACATCTAGGTCAGGTAAGCATTCATAGATGGCATACAGGTGTACAACACAGCCACAAACCTAGAAAAAGCAAACACTTCAGTGCAGCTACCTCCAGGCAAGGACGAGTCACATGAATGTTGGATGTTGGATCACTTGTACACCAGCAGCAGAGATAATTCAGAAAAGAAAGGCAAAAGTCATAATACAAGGTTACAGACCAGTCGATCATCCTAATACATAGTAAATGGTACATTCTCGCACTCTGGGTGTTCTTTCCTCGCATAATAATAAAGTAAACAAAAGAGTATTTAGGAGAATCACAACACGTTTGACAGGTTTTTCCGGCAATATTATGCCACTCGGCGACTATATTTAAGGTAGGGGCAGGTAGGGGTAGGCAGGCAGGCGGCAGCGACATCTTGTATCCGAGGAAGCTGGAATCATGACTTCGCACTTATTCGAACTGCTTGTGTGGCTGCAAGAGAGAGAGTATAAGTCAGTACATGGTAGCAGTCTAGCAGCAAAGGAATATAAAAAGGTAAAGACATTCTGGGGATTCATTAATATAAGACATTCTGGGGATTTAAATtaaactgccaaaacgtcttacatttaaGAACAGAGGTAGTACTATCTTTTATACCACAATTACCAGCATTTCAATATGAAAACTAATACATGAAGGCTGTGAACTTAATGGTGTTACAAGTAAATTTGCTAAACTGAGTTATTAATGGGAAATAGAGCAAAGTAGAAATAAGCTACAGACTTGCAGCAGGTGCTATATGCCGACAAAAAGTTGGCAGCCAACAAAAAATTGAACAGACTATCTACGGGTTTGTTGTAGAAAGAAAAACTAAGGACATATTTCGAAACAAAGAATGTAAAATTATATCTAGACACATTTCATCTTAACACTATGTACCTAAACATGAAATGATTAATCAAATACATCCAACCATAATACAGGATAATAGTATTTGCTGTAAAATGTTTCTCCTTCACGGCCAACTAGGCAATGAAACAAGCAGGCAAATAAAAAGTAGCAGGGGCAACTCCACCAGTAGCATGATAATGCAGTGAAAGTTACAGACTCGGTTCAAAAATCACAAAACTACAAACAATTGGACCACAATATAATGGTCTAAATGGATTAGAAACCATATAGCAGCTCACTACAGCCAAAAGGAAAGATATTGGCATCAAATACTGACAATTATTTAAGTCGAGAAAGAATGCATAACAGTTCACACAGCCTAAAACAATTCCCGAATAAGAAGATCAATATACGTATAGATCACTGAATAAAAGGGACTAGCAGCCACCAATGTCATCAAAATAAAATCATGTTTGATTTAATATTCTCCGTCAATGAACACATGACAGGAtgcatgcagaaaagaaaagatgcaGTGCTTACGTTTTTCAGACAAGCATACATGTTTCTCACTAGATACTTAACATCCTATTGGTGATAGTACTTTATGAGTCTACAAGTAGTGCATCTAGATATTTTTCCCACATTTCACAAAGAAACGACTATGCCCTGCCACAAAATTTACTTGAATGCAAAGCAGTATGCTGATATCCTAAACCTGTATGGCTACAGCATTTCCTTGGACAGAAGGTGGTCTTCTTTAGCTAAGAGAGCAGGATGTCCAGAAATGCAGCTAACCAGGAACCGTAATAAAAGGAAAGCGTATTTCATAGTGCAATGTAATGAGTTTGTTGTTTTCTAGTATACACGAATGCATTTGCAAATGATAATTATATTCAACTGAGAAGGAATCTTAGTTTGGTTCAGCGCAGTCATAGCCTAGTCACTGAACTCCAAGTTGTTACTAGTGAGTGCTAAGTCTAGTTACAAGAATATAACATGTTACATGAATATTCAACACGGGGCAATAGTTCTTATAAATGTGAAACATTCTCTATATTCAGTAAAACTTAAGCTTCTATCAAGTACAGATAGGTCCTGGCATAAGATATAACTTCACTAACTCTGTTGTCTGACCTATGCTGGCTATTATGTTCCTACACCTTAGATCACTGGAGCACTAGACTTCAAGCTATGGAAATAAGTTATTACATGTGATGCAGTGGAACTTGTTAACCCAAGACACCTCCAGTCTTTCCACTTAATTAATGTAAATGTGAAATTTTGGTCTAGGTCACGCACTTTGACAAGTGTGTTCAATTATCTCGATATGCAAGAACATTGTTTCCAGCACGGGACCTTTCGACTAATTGTCAGAGCGTCCAGTGCGGAACAGAAGGAGTGGCATAAGCAATTACAAGCCCCAAAACAATACAGTTAGGTCTTTTTACAACTTATATTAACTTCCAAGGCCTACTCTGCAGTACTTATCAAAAtgctggagcataaacaccactggTCATATTTGAAGAATACAGGGTGAGAGCCTTTACAATTCCTTTTTGAGGATACATCATATAAATAACAATTGGATTACAAGGAGGTTTTTCTACAACAGCTTATTTACAAGTTACAAATCTAAGTTACATTCTCAAATTCCCAGCTTGAGCAATGCCTTTAAGCTACAAAAGAATTAACGAAAAATCTATACACAACAGCAACCAGAGCGCTATACAGATGGTATCCAGTGGGTTACACAAGTATGCAGCTATACAGTGATATCCGACGTCAGGAAGCTACGTACAGGTATACAACCAAATGAAAGAATGGTTACATTGAAAACAAAGAACAAGAACAGATAAAGCAGAACTTACATCTCAGTTAATGCTACAACAGATCCCTGGAGACACAAGCAGTTATAAGCAGTgaagggttgaaagttggcatgtgcaaAAATATGCCACCTCGGATTGCCGCTGCCCCTACACTAGGCATCCAGGAACATCACTCGTGCGACATTCGTCGCCGCTTTGAGTGATCAACCTCCCTTGACCTGCTTCGTCTCCCAGATGATCTTCCTCTATCCCAGTCTTCAGTACGATCAGAATCACGCTCCCTGTGTCTGTGATAATCACCATGGCGATCTCTGTCATCCCTGTGTCTGTCCCTATCTCCTCTATCCCTCTCCCTTTCCCTATCTCCTCTGTCCCTCTCCCTTTCCCTATCTCCTCCTctgtccctctctctttccctctcacgACCCATATCCCTTTCATCACGGTGCCTTCTCTCCGGCAATTCTGGCGGTGGGGGCAAATCCTTTTCCCTCTCCCGCCTCCTTTCTGGTGCACCTGACCATTCCCGCTCTGGTGGCCTCTCTTTACCATGGCTTCCACCTTCTCCATAGTGCTGATCAGATGCTGCATCATCCCCATAGCTTGATTGTTCCTCGCCTCCCCAACCACCACCCATGCTTGGGTCTGGCCACATTCCAACACCCCCGGCACCCATACCACCTCCTCTCCCAAAGAACGCTGGGTTCACATGAGGAGCAACCACAGGTGGGAATGGCTGCATCAAGCCTGGGAACGGTGCACCCCCAGGTCCACCAGGGAACCCTCCAAACCCTCCACCCATCCTTCCCATGGCTGCACCATAGCCAGTGGGATCAAATCCCTGCCCCATCATCCCTCCGGGATGCATCATTGGTGGCGGCGGAGCCACCATCCCTCCGTTCCCCATGATCCCTCGGCCACCCACCGGACCCATCCGATTCCTCATATTCCCACCAGGACCTCTACCCCCCATCCCACCACCACCTGGACCTCTGCCCCAATTCCCACCACCtgccccgcctcctcctccaccaccgccgccaccaccagctcctccaccTCCCCGGCCACCATAGTTTCCTCCAACCTGAGGCCCAGGCGGGCCTCCAGGTGGACCACCACCACCTCTGCCACCACTCTTCTGCATACCTGAATTCTGCTGACCCATTGGTTGGTGGTTCTTCATCTGAGCTTCACCCATGCGGCGTACGGTGTTAGGCGAAGCAAAGGCCACGACACAGGGACGGCCATTGAACGGGTGGCCGTTCATGCCCTCTTTGCAGGCAGCA
Above is a window of Triticum dicoccoides isolate Atlit2015 ecotype Zavitan chromosome 5B, WEW_v2.0, whole genome shotgun sequence DNA encoding:
- the LOC119310449 gene encoding protein MICROTUBULE BINDING PROTEIN 2C-like, producing MAEKPAGPASRSRIRGGLAPSAPSSRRVVSMAYTAAPHQAKKVPEPKVVKPTRTTPAKRRQQLDQAQKQREEVAALQEQLGGLQGKLLEKDEALRSAENLIGRISVANEEVDELRSQLNDKESLVESTGSELHGAKIMLAEKQAALEKLEWEAKMSSTKVEELEVDVASMDVEISALMKVFRKIAENNRVSHPTERPDDSLLECEPVQLDDTVGDIDTEKMEQEMSAYVTALAAAKDNPTEEFLKAVTEARLRLQAFVL
- the LOC119310450 gene encoding glycine-rich RNA-binding protein 3, mitochondrial-like; its protein translation is MGHPEKVHITGVASVPAPIQDRPNPSHLPPPPQPPVAAAPPPPPHHQIQSGGDGFHRQGGGNFGGGPIVVGNGGGGDGPGATTLFVGDLHWWTTDADLEAELVKYGHVKEVRFFDEKASGKSKGYCQVDFFDPGAAAACKEGMNGHPFNGRPCVVAFASPNTVRRMGEAQMKNHQPMGQQNSGMQKSGGRGGGGPPGGPPGPQVGGNYGGRGGGGAGGGGGGGGGGGAGGGNWGRGPGGGGMGGRGPGGNMRNRMGPVGGRGIMGNGGMVAPPPPMMHPGGMMGQGFDPTGYGAAMGRMGGGFGGFPGGPGGAPFPGLMQPFPPVVAPHVNPAFFGRGGGMGAGGVGMWPDPSMGGGWGGEEQSSYGDDAASDQHYGEGGSHGKERPPEREWSGAPERRREREKDLPPPPELPERRHRDERDMGRERERERDRGGDRERERDRGDRERERDRGDRDRHRDDRDRHGDYHRHRERDSDRTEDWDRGRSSGRRSRSREVDHSKRRRMSHE